One window of Desulfobacterales bacterium genomic DNA carries:
- a CDS encoding two-component system response regulator: protein MNKQNKKATIMLVDDTPANLHLLENMLQSRGYKIVEFPNGEMALRAIAKNPPDLILLDILMPEMDGFEVCRRLKADEKLKDIPVLFISAMDDTINKVKAFSQGGVDYVTKPFQEEEILARLTTHLSLRWAQQELKKQNLYLEDLVREKVKEISDSQLSTILAISKLAEYRDDETGQHIERTRIFCKILAQELQKNKRYAKIITDMFIENIFHASPLHDIGKVGIPDHILLKPGKLTPEEFDIMKTHTTIGAKTLQNVRDRYPQNAFINMGIDIARSHHEKWDGTGYPDGLAGEEIPLSGRILAIADVYDALRSKRPYKNPVSHEKSCALIREGTGKHFDPAVVGAFLSIESEFCEPIVQHLDT from the coding sequence ATGAATAAGCAGAATAAAAAAGCAACTATCATGCTGGTGGACGATACCCCGGCGAACCTGCATCTTTTGGAAAATATGCTCCAAAGTCGTGGATATAAAATAGTGGAATTTCCCAACGGTGAAATGGCCTTGCGGGCCATTGCCAAGAACCCGCCGGACTTGATTCTGCTGGATATCTTGATGCCTGAAATGGACGGATTCGAGGTATGCCGACGCTTGAAAGCTGATGAAAAACTTAAAGATATACCGGTTCTTTTCATCAGCGCGATGGACGATACTATCAACAAGGTCAAAGCCTTTTCGCAAGGCGGTGTGGATTACGTGACCAAACCTTTCCAGGAAGAGGAAATCCTGGCGAGGTTAACGACCCATCTCAGCCTGCGTTGGGCGCAGCAGGAACTAAAAAAACAAAATCTTTATCTGGAGGATCTGGTCCGGGAAAAAGTCAAGGAAATTTCTGATTCGCAGCTGTCAACCATCCTCGCGATATCCAAGCTGGCAGAGTATCGAGATGATGAAACAGGACAACATATCGAGCGCACTCGCATATTTTGCAAAATCCTTGCTCAAGAACTGCAGAAAAATAAACGTTATGCTAAAATCATCACGGATATGTTCATTGAAAATATCTTTCATGCCAGCCCACTGCACGACATTGGCAAGGTAGGCATTCCTGACCACATCCTCTTAAAGCCGGGAAAGCTCACCCCTGAGGAGTTTGACATCATGAAGACTCACACCACGATAGGGGCTAAAACCCTTCAAAATGTACGTGATCGATATCCCCAAAATGCCTTTATTAATATGGGCATTGATATTGCGAGATCGCATCACGAAAAGTGGGATGGCACCGGTTATCCTGATGGGCTTGCCGGGGAGGAAATTCCATTAAGTGGACGCATCCTCGCCATAGCGGATGTCTATGATGCTCTTCGCTCTAAGCGGCCGTATAAAAATCCTGTTTCTCATGAAAAAAGCTGTGCGCTCATTCGAGAAGGCACTGGAAAGCACTTTGATCCTGCGGTCGTAGGTGCATTTTTATCGATCGAATCCGAATTTTGTGAACCAATCGTCCAACATTTGGACACGTGA
- a CDS encoding response regulator — MRESLMNTGNKKATIMLVDDTPENLNFLAQLLTGHGYKIVEFPNGEMALRAIAKNPPDLILLDILMPEMDGFEVCRRLKLIEKLRDIPVLFISALDDTANKVKAFSIGGVDYVTKPFQEEEVISRVRVHLELQRQKQEIKRLLNETMVGTIKALSELLAISCPEAYRKTLKIAQYVRTFAERAHLENAWMYSVAANLSNLGKLVALYSKEDTKETIPIQTDTQPDPHRNTYKEVSDILRNIPRLAIVAAMIEKIGFFPYIKTPWQDWPAEILGSQLLTIASGFEDQRESGFSEKEALLLMHKSQLPDLFHSDLLRDFGRTVFGVDIANAENLQIQETQNAMMVDLVALRPGHILAEDLISKSGTLVLSKGTHLTQNLCLLLKTKNWRSPIVLPIKVFLSSESVLSDTAAVESLFFSDQGDKPFTSKP, encoded by the coding sequence ATGAGAGAGAGCCTTATGAATACCGGGAATAAAAAAGCAACTATCATGCTGGTGGACGATACCCCGGAAAACTTGAATTTTTTAGCTCAGCTGCTTACCGGGCACGGATATAAAATAGTGGAATTTCCCAACGGTGAAATGGCCTTGCGGGCCATCGCCAAGAACCCGCCGGACTTGATTCTGCTGGATATCTTGATGCCTGAAATGGACGGATTCGAGGTATGCCGACGCTTGAAACTCATTGAAAAACTAAGAGATATACCGGTTCTTTTCATCAGCGCGCTGGACGATACTGCCAACAAGGTCAAAGCCTTCTCGATAGGCGGTGTGGATTACGTGACCAAACCTTTCCAGGAAGAGGAGGTCATTTCAAGGGTGCGTGTTCATCTCGAGCTACAAAGGCAGAAACAGGAGATTAAGCGACTGTTAAACGAAACGATGGTTGGCACAATCAAAGCGCTAAGTGAACTGCTGGCCATATCCTGCCCCGAGGCGTATCGGAAAACATTGAAGATAGCTCAATACGTGCGCACTTTCGCCGAAAGAGCGCACCTGGAGAATGCGTGGATGTATAGTGTCGCAGCCAATCTTTCGAACTTGGGGAAACTTGTCGCTTTATATTCTAAAGAAGATACAAAAGAAACGATTCCGATTCAAACCGATACACAGCCAGACCCCCACCGCAACACCTATAAGGAGGTTTCTGATATCCTGCGCAATATCCCTAGGTTGGCCATTGTTGCCGCCATGATTGAAAAAATCGGCTTCTTTCCGTATATCAAAACGCCTTGGCAGGACTGGCCGGCCGAGATTTTAGGTAGTCAACTATTGACCATTGCTTCCGGTTTCGAAGATCAACGAGAAAGTGGTTTTTCAGAAAAAGAAGCCCTGCTGTTAATGCATAAATCCCAACTCCCGGACCTTTTTCACTCAGATCTATTGCGTGATTTCGGGCGAACGGTCTTTGGCGTAGACATAGCAAATGCTGAAAATTTGCAGATTCAAGAAACACAAAACGCGATGATGGTGGATTTGGTGGCGTTACGGCCAGGCCATATTCTAGCTGAAGACCTTATCTCAAAATCCGGAACACTGGTGCTTTCGAAAGGGACGCACCTCACACAAAACCTCTGCTTGTTGCTAAAGACAAAAAACTGGAGAAGCCCGATAGTCTTACCCATCAAAGTGTTTCTGAGTAGCGAGAGCGTTTTGTCTGATACGGCAGCAGTCGAAAGCCTTTTTTTTTCTGATCAGGGCGATAAACCATTCACCTCAAAACCTTAA